Below is a genomic region from Vitis riparia cultivar Riparia Gloire de Montpellier isolate 1030 chromosome 5, EGFV_Vit.rip_1.0, whole genome shotgun sequence.
CAACACAATTGGATCATCCTTTCCGTTCTGTTTTACTTAATAAATGGTAAAAGTAaagagttaatttcattcatctccGCTGATTTTGAACCAAATACACTTAATcactattaatttgaaaattcatccaaCACTTCCTTTCCTCATCTTATTTGCGCTTTCACTCATAAAGGTATtagatgaaatttcaaactataATGTGTATATTTAGTTCAAACTTTGAAGAAGATGAGTGGGTTTTactgtaaaaataaataagtaataatattcGAATTCATAACCTCCCATAAAATAAGAATCTCATCTAAGTTTATTTACAAGGAAATTGGAAAGTATGAACTTTGTTAACAACTCAGACTCTCACACACTGAACATAACACATCAGGAATCAACTCATTATTTTCCAAAAGGAACAAAAGGAGCATTATCATAGATGATATTCCATGGAATCTAGAAGAAAAAGGATGTAGAATGAAGTAAATCATTCCCTAGCAACTAGAACAACCTGTTTCCCAACATTGCGCCCGGAGAAGAGGCCAATAAGAGCCTGTGGAGCACTCTCAAGGCCTTCAGCTATGTCTTCCACATATACAACCTTCCCTTCTTTGACGTGAGGCAGAATCATCTCCAGAAATTTGGGGTAGAGGTGAAAGTAGCTCCCAGCGACAAATCCTTGCATTTTGATCTGCTTTTTGATGATATTCATCAAGTTGTACACACCCACGGGCTTGTCAAGATTGTACTGGGAAATCATCCCACAGGCAGCTATGCGGCCTTGGACTCTCATGTTAGCTAGAACCGCATCAAGCATCGGTCCCCCAACATTCTCAAAGTAAATATCAATGCCTTCAGGGAAGTACCTGGCAAAAAGAGTAGGGCATTGCTAGGGAAATCAAGCTAAGcaggaataaaaaaagaattagttATATTTCTCAGCACATCAGTATATGAGACATATGGGCAGTTGCTAGAAATGCTACACTTAAATTGGACCAGTAAGAGTACTCACAGTAGTGGGAAACCGGCAGCTCATTTCTTAGAAATTATGtggatattttcaatttttcttaaaacgCCACTAACCTTTTCAAGCATGCAACCAAATCCTGCTCTTCTTTGTAGTTGAAAGCTTCATCAAACCCAAACTTGTTTTTCAACAGATCAACCTATGTCAAAGCAATGACAACACCAAAATGGAAATCAGATGCTGGTTCAAAATGTCACTTTTGTGGGTGTATCTTACCTACTATATTTAAACTTTGTTTAGCTTCTATCAATGGATCAAGAAAATGCATGGGCCAGGCTATGCTTCCAAGGGTTGTTTTATCAATTATGCTGTGAAAGCTCTTCATGGAGAAGAATAATGGGCAGCATCCCAGCAAGGTAGGATGTTTCAAACCATTGGTGTGGGCACGACATTTGGATTGcaaggaaaaaatataaatcacgATGAGACACTTACAACATTGATTTCAGGTAATCATTTGATCGGACCAACAGCCACTAAATAGAAATTATGATATGAATTGACACGATCAACACAGATGTTGGCAATTCACCTTTTCTTTACTTCCAGCACTTCCAACAACATAGCAACCTATCAACTTCGCAAACTGCCCAACAAGTTGACCCACTGCTCCTGATGCAGCTGAAACATAGACATACTCTCCTTTCTTAGGAGAGCAAATCTCGTAAAAACCAGCATATGCAGTAATACCAGGCATCCCTACAGAGTACAGAACCACAGCAATGAAGCGAACATTGAAGATCACCACCAATTAAAagtacttataaaaataattggaaatataaaggaaatatgGATTCCTAGATGGAAATACTATGTCAGAGGTGTTATGGTGATGCAGAGTCTCTGAGAACAAACAGGAATGGGGTATTGAAAAAGACCCGAAACATTGATCAGAGGCTTTCTACATTAAGCTTACCAAGAATTCCAATATAGTATGAAAGGGGGACATCGTTGTTGGGAATTTTAAACAGAGACTCTGGTGCTGTAATGAGAGTATACTCTTCCCATCCGGTAAATCCCCAAACCAAGTCCCCTTTGCTGAAGTTTGGATGCCCAGAATCCAAAACTTTTGCCACTCCATATCCACTTATAACCTGTATCAAGATCAAAAGTCAACAATTCGAGATCACAGTACTGAACAATGAAAAGTTTCCCCAAACATCCAACAGTTTTTCTGACTAATTTCCTCATCTTCCTCTACAGTGAAATAGCCCTAGAGTGGCCTGATGGCAGAGGGTCAACGTTTCCCTGTCGCCCTCATTTGATCATAAatctccaatttcttcaatattttacCGAATCACagtatataataatatttattatatattaacaACTCCAAATAAAAATACCGAAAACTTTCAGCTGAAATTCAAATCTACAGAGAAGACAAAATCCTAGGGCTTGcgatatttgaaaaaattcatttcttaacattttcCCGAGGACCAAACAGGAgtacaaaacatcaaaataagGAAATTACGCTTGCTTACCGAACCAGGCTTGAAGGAGTGGATGTAGCTGTCCGTAGTGTAGCTCATACGAGGCCGCATGTAGGGATCGCACGACAAGTAGAGGTTCTTCACCACCACGGCCTTGGAACCTTCTGGAACCTTGAGGCTTATCGTGGAAGTGGTCATGTACATGTCGGATTCTTTAGGAAAACCAGAGACGTAGTCCCTGAAAATCACCTGCTTGTTGCTCACTTCTTCAGCGTCCGCCATTGTTGCCTGCAACTCCAAGCTTTCTCTCACTACTCCTGTTCTCTTTCCCTTTCCAAAAGTCTAATGTGATGCAGGTGGCGACTCCCACGTATTACGTAGATCCGTTGGAAGATCCAAATATTTAATTCACTCCCAAACAAACCCAAAGCGTTTGCGCATTCTTTATATTTCTAAtggaatatttgattttagaacaaatggaaaagaaaaatgttaaagaaattaattttcttatttttaaaataaattaaataaattttattttccttatatttttgggaatcaacgcattttataaaaaaatatttaaatttattttcaaaaaaatattcaatcaaattaaaaaaaaaaaaaaacaaattttaaacctCTTTaattacttttgagaatttccAATCAAtccataatttttagaaatttaataatattatttatttatttttcatattttttaatattattaaagcttatatttatatatatatttttagttaaattacTCTTTACATTCTGGAGAGCTATTGAATCGAGACATCATTATGATTTGGAGTGGGGTTTGGATCAGATATTCCCTTTTGGTCCTTATCCAAATCTGTGGAAACATGTGGACACATTTTGTcaggaggttttttttttttttttttttttttttggtatttttaaaaaataaacttgataTCCTCTGCACTGCACCCATCAAATCAATTAATTACCAACCAAGAATTCCACTCTTTTATGAAGAGCTCAGATGATTTATTCCACGGAAGCAAGGTTACAACTTACAACGGCTGGACAGAGGAACAGAGGCGAACCAAACAAGGTCATACGCTTCACCAAAACAATCATACAAGCAAGGTCATGATCACTACAAGGGTGGTGGTCATCCCACCTTATTAGTACAGAGTCTCACAAGATCCAAGGCTTTTTCATCAGTCAGATAATACACCATGAAAGCCAGAAAATTGCTTGGTACGAGAGGTAGATGAAGTGATTAAGTCATTCACGGGCGACTACAACCACTGCTTTTCCAGCGTTTTTGCCAGAGAAGAGGCGAACCAAGGCTGATGGGAGACTCTCAAGGCCTTCAGTTATGTCTTCCTCGTATACAATCTTCCCTTCTTTGATGTAAGGTATCATCGTGTCCAGGAACTTGGGGTAGAGGTGGTAGTAATCAAACACCATAAACCCTTCCACTCGAACCCGTTTTGTGATGATATTGAACAGGTTGTGCACACCCTCAGGCTGGTCAAACTCGTACTGTGAGATCATCCCACACGCTGCAATGCGGCCATGGAGCCTCATGTTGAGCAGCGCTGCATCAAGCATCTTTCCCCCCACACTATCAAAGTAGATATCAATGCCTTCAGGGAAGTACCTGGCAAATGACATTTGTAACGATCCTGTTCTTAATTGT
It encodes:
- the LOC117914762 gene encoding 2-alkenal reductase (NADP(+)-dependent)-like, giving the protein MADAEEVSNKQVIFRDYVSGFPKESDMYMTTSTISLKVPEGSKAVVVKNLYLSCDPYMRPRMSYTTDSYIHSFKPGSVISGYGVAKVLDSGHPNFSKGDLVWGFTGWEEYTLITAPESLFKIPNNDVPLSYYIGILGMPGITAYAGFYEICSPKKGEYVYVSAASGAVGQLVGQFAKLIGCYVVGSAGSKEKVDLLKNKFGFDEAFNYKEEQDLVACLKRYFPEGIDIYFENVGGPMLDAVLANMRVQGRIAACGMISQYNLDKPVGVYNLMNIIKKQIKMQGFVAGSYFHLYPKFLEMILPHVKEGKVVYVEDIAEGLESAPQALIGLFSGRNVGKQVVLVARE